The proteins below come from a single Sorghum bicolor cultivar BTx623 chromosome 4, Sorghum_bicolor_NCBIv3, whole genome shotgun sequence genomic window:
- the LOC8078901 gene encoding pentatricopeptide repeat-containing protein At1g73400, mitochondrial, whose amino-acid sequence MMNLPPRLRHLCRLLAAPPLPTLAGTHSPSPPSFRPPYPTRALPPRFLLPNPPARRLFSEHTILPTHLQDERYATLSDRIYDAVIKTGAESNEGTEAALDALGTELTTPLVADVLHRLRYEEKLAFRFFAWASHQDGYSHESATYNDIIDILSGTRYKSRQFGVLCNVLDHMKRHGTRSVPVEDLLEILRAYTEKHLTHMRKLAKKRRVRLRTPPETDALNVLLDAFCKCGMVKEAEAVFGRVKRRLLGNAETYSILFFGWCRARDPKKAMKVLEEMIQMKHTPESFTYIAAIESFCSAGLVSEARELFEFMRTEGSTISSPTAKTYSIMIVALAKADRMEECFELLSDMRSCGCMPDVSTYKELIEGMCLVGKLDAAYRVLEEMGRAGFPPDIVTYNCFLNVLCSLRKADDALELCERMIEAHCEPSVHTYNMLMVMFFEMGEAHRALDIWLEMDTRGCQRAIDTYEIMIDGLFDCGKTEHATSLLDEVINRDMKLSYKKFDAIMLRLSAVGDLGAIHRLSEHMRRFYNVAMSRRFAITQKKKSISLRRK is encoded by the coding sequence ATGATGAACCTCCCTCCCCGGCTCCGCCATCTCTGCCGCCTTCTCGCGGCCCCGCCCTTGCCAACCCTCGCCGGCACACACTCCCCCAGTCCACCCTCCTTCCGACCGCCGTACCCCACCCGAGCCCTGCCGCCGCGGTTCCTTCTACCCAATCCCCCAGCGCGGCGGCTCTTCTCCGAGCACACGATCCTCCCCACTCACCTCCAGGACGAGCGCTACGCCACGCTCTCTGATAGGATCTACGATGCCGTGATTAAGACGGGGGCGGAATCCAACGAGGGCACGGAGGCCGCGCTCGACGCGTTGGGCACCGAGCTGACTACCCCGCTCGTCGCCGACGTGCTGCACCGCCTCCGCTACGAGGAGAAGCTGGCGTTCCGGTTCTTCGCCTGGGCGTCCCACCAGGATGGGTACAGCCACGAATCGGCGACTTACAACGACATCATCGACATTCTCTCCGGCACGCGGTACAAGAGCCGCCAGTTCGGTGTTCTCTGCAACGTGCTCGATCACATGAAGCGCCATGGCACGAGGTCGGTGCCGGTTGAGGACCTGCTGGAGATCCTGCGCGCCTACACGGAGAAGCATCTCACGCACATGAGGAAGCTGGCAAAGAAGCGGCGGGTTCGATTGCGTACGCCGCCGGAGACTGACGCGCTCAACGTTCTACTGGACGCGTTCTGCAAGTGTGGAATGGTCAAGGAAGCAGAGGCGGTGTTCGGCCGCGTGAAGAGGAGGTTGCTGGGTAATGCAGAGACATACAGTATCCTGTTCTTTGGGTGGTGCCGGGCGAGGGATCCCAAGAAGGCCATGAAGGTGCTCGAGGAAATGATTCAGATGAAGCACACCCCGGAGAGTTTCACCTACATTGCAGCCATCGAATCTTTTTGCAGTGCTGGATTGGTGTCAGAGGCAAGGGAGCTGTTTGAGTTCATGAGGACTGAGGGGTCGACGATATCATCACCGACGGCCAAGACATATTCGATTATGATTGTTGCATTAGCAAAGGCTGACCGGATGGAGGAGTGTTTTGAACTGCTTTCAGATATGAGAAGCTGTGGCTGTATGCCTGATGTGAGTACTTATAAAGAATTGATTGAAGGGATGTGCTTGGTGGGTAAACTGGATGCTGCTTATCGTGTGTTGGAGGAGATGGGGAGGGCTGGATTTCCTCCTGACATTGTCACGTACAATTGCTTTCTTAATGTGCTTTGTAGTCTTCGAAAGGCTGATGATGCACTTGAACTCTGTGAGAGGATGATAGAGGCACATTGTGAGCCCAGTGTTCATACCTATAATATGCTGATGGTGATGTTCTTCGAGATGGGGGAGGCACATAGAGCATTAGATATATGGCTTGAGATGGACACAAGAGGATGTCAACGTGCTATTGATACCTACGAGATAATGATCGACGGTCTCTTTGATTGCGGAAAAACAGAACATGCAACTTCTCTTCTAGATGAGGTTATAAACCGTGACATGAAACTTTCATACAAGAAGTTTGATGCTATAATGCTGAGGTTATCAGCTGTAGGCGACCTTGGCGCGATACATCG